CAAGGATCAAATATTCTCCAGTGCCTGAAAGCTTACCGTCTGTTGCGGTTGTATATTCCATGACGATTGCATTGACTGTGCCGTCTTCGTTCCGCTCCAGTGCATGCGGCTGTAACCAGTGACGGATCACCACACCATGAATCTGTGCCAGTTCCTGTTCATAGGCGCTGGCATTCATGCTTTCCTGTCCACGACGATAGACGATAGTCACGTTTTCAGCGCCAAGCTTTTTGGTCTGGATCGCAACATCGACTGCCGTCATGCCGCCACCGATCACCACGATATTGCGACCAACGGGAAGCGACGAAAGGTCTTTTGCCTGACGCAGATTGGCAATGTAGTCAACGGCGTCGATCACATTGGGCGCATCTTCGCCAACAAGCCCCAGATCGTTGACGCCGGGCATGCCCATACCGAGGAACACGGCATCATATTCAGCCTTAAGTGCCTCGATAGTGATGTCCTGACCGAGTGTCTGGTTATATTCGATATTGATCGCGCCAATCTTCAGCACGAATTCCAGCTCACGCTGGGCGAAATTATTGACTGTCTTATAGGCGGCAATACCATATTCATTAAGACCGCCGCCTTTGGCGCGGGCTTCAAAAATCGTCACCTGATGGCCATGCATTGCAAGGCGATGAGCTGCCGAAATACCTGCCGGGCCTGCGCCAACAATAGCAATATGTTTGCCGGTTTCCGGTGCGCGTTTAAATGGGTGGTTGCCCGTTTCCATCAAAACATCGGTGGCATATCGCTGCAAGTGGCCGATTTTGACTGGCTTGCCTTCCGATGTTTCGCGAACGCAGACTTCTTCGCAAAGCGTTTCTGTCGGGCAAACACGGGCGCACATGCCGCCAAGAATGTTTTCTGAAAGAATTGTTTTTGCAGCCCCGATAGGATTGCCAGCATTGATCTGCCGGATAAACAGCGGAATGTCGATGCTTGTGGGACAAGCATTCATGCACGGCGCATCATAGCAGAAATAGCAGCGGTCAGATTCAACGATGGCTTCATGTTTGGTAAGCGGCGGATGCAGATCATCAAAGACATGCGCATAATCGGCCTTTTCAAGCCGCGCGCCATGAATATCCGGCCCTGACATATCAGGCTGAGCCGCATGATCGATTGCATCAATAGGCGAATTATCTGCTGATCGCATGGATCGCATCTCCCATTTTTGCTGCGTTACGGCGCGGGTTCCCTTTGCGCACCTTAACTCTGTTCCGGGCTGCGATCTTTGCCGTCGCGTGACGCCCGTTGATGACAGGATGACAGATTTTTACGGAAGGTCAAATTTTTTATCATCTGGTCAATTTATGACATTTCCATACCAGAAATAGCGAAAGGCCCGGCTTTGAAAGCGCGGGCCTTTGAAAGGAGTTACGTTGTGAAATCAGAGGGAGTCGGATTTGAGTGCGTCCGGCGTTGGCTCTGCTACAATTTCTGGATCGGAGAAAGTTTCTGCTTCACGTGACAATGCCGGGCGTGAACTGAGCACCAGAGCACAGCCTGCGATGATGACCGATGCGCCGATGAACTGGATGAAAGACAATTGTTCTTTCAAGAATACAGCACCGATCAGAACCGCGATTACGGTCACGGCAAATTCAACACTGATGGCTTTGGTAGGTCCGACATTTCCCACGAGTTTGAAATAGAGCACATAGGTCAGAGCACTCATCACGCAGGCCGAAATAAGCAGATAGGCAAAATCGATTAGTCCCGGTGTGGTTGGCACGGGAACGGCGAAGATCAGCGGCAAGGTAAGAATGCCGCCAAAGACGAAAGCGCCGATGGTTGTTTCCCAGGAACCTGAGCCGGAAAGGCGACGGCTGGCATAATTGCTGCCAAAAGCGGCTGAAAAGCAGGAAAAAAGCACGGCAACGCAGCCCATGATGAAGGCTGGCGTAACTGCGACTGCCGGAAAACCAACCAGCAGCACGATGCCCGTAACACCAAGCAACAGGCCAACAAGGCCGCGTGACGTGATACGTTCAAGTCCCCAGAGCTGGCTGATAACCATTGAGAACAGCGGAATGGATGCGACGCAGATCGCGGCCATTGCTGTTCCGATCAGCGGTGTACCGTAGGACAGGCCGATAAGCTGACCAGCAACGGTTGTGGCACCAACTACGGCGAAAGGTTTCCAGCCTGCGTGAAAATCAAGCCTGCGTCCAGAGAGTTTCGCAATCGCGAAAAGCGTTCCGGCTGCGATGAAGGAGCGGAATGCAACAGCGCCAACCCAGCCAAAGGCTTCGACCACGCGCAGGACCACGAGGAACGATAGCCCCCATGCTACGGCAAGGAAAATATACGTTGCGATATCTCTGGGTTTCATGCCGATAGGCCTTGTTACGGGTTATGCAGTATCGACTAACTCAAAAGGGCGAAAAGCAAAAATCCTTTCGCGTCTCTTCCTATTATAGATTGGAATGAAATTATGCCGTTTTTGCAGCGGCATTATCGAGCGCTTTTTGCGCTGCCGCAGCGCCGATATTGGCAAAGAACCGATCCGCAATCTTGCGCGCCACCGAGCCAAGCAGTTTCGAGCCGAGCTGGGCGATCTTGCCCCCTGCATCACCTCGGATCACGTAAGTGAGGATCGTATCATCACCGTCGATGGTGAGTGTTACATCGGTATCGCCGTGGGCGAAGCCCGCAATGGAACCTTCGCCGCGTCCGGAGATCGTATAGGAGGCGGGTGGGTTCATGTTGGAGAGTTCGAGCATGCCGTGGAAACGGACTTTAAGTATACCAAGGCTGACTTTCAGTGCCGCCCGTATTTCGGTTTCCGACAGACGTTCGAGGTCTTCGCAGCCGGGAATGCAGTTTTTCAGCGTCTCAATGTCGTTGAGCGCGTCCCATACGGCCTGCCGGGGTGCGGCGATTCTTTCTTCTCCGACGAGGTCCATGCTTTACACTGCTCCTGATCAACCTAAATTGATGCATATCCCTATATGGAACCACATCAAAATGGAAAATTTCTGTAATTTAACGGATGCACTTCTCTACTAAAATGCTCTATTAAGACAATTAAATCGATTTGATTGACCGGGAGTACCATCATGGCAAGAGACGCGGCGAAGCTTGAAGCAACGGTCGCAAAGCTGAAAAAGCACTGGACGGACGCTGCACCAAAAGACATGCGCGCAGCTTTCAAAGCCGATCCAGGCCGTTTTGAGCGCTATTCGCTATCTCTGGACGATCTTCTGTTTGACTGGTCGAAAGCACGTGTCAACGACGAGACGATTGTGCTTCTGACCGAAGTGGCCAAGGCCGCTGACGTTGAAGGTCGTCGCGCTGCAATGTTTGCAGGCGAGCACATCAACAACACTGAAGACCGTGCCGTTCTGCATGTTGCACTGCGCGATACCACGTCTAAGGAAGTGCTGGTCGATGGCCATAACGTTCTTCCGGACGTGAAGGAAGTTCTCGACCGCATGGCTGCCTTCTCTGATGGCATCCGTTCCGGCTCGATCAAGGGCGCGACGGGCAAGAAGATCACCGATATCGTCAATATCGGCATCGGCGGTTCCGATCTTGGCCCAGTTATGGCGACACTGGCGCTGGCCCCTTATCATGATGGCCCACGCGCGCATTATGTCTCCAACATCGATGGCGCACATATTGCCGACACGCTCAATGCGCTTGATCCGGCAACGACACTCATCATTGTCGCGTCCAAGACTTTCACCACCATCGAAACCATGACCAACGCGCAAACCGCGCGCAAATGGATTGCTGATGCGCTGGGAGAAGATGCAGTTGGCGCACATTTCGCGGCTGTTTCCACAGCACTTGATAAGGTTGCAGCCTTCGGTATTGGCGAAGACCGCGTCTTCGGTTTCTGGGATTGGGTTGGCGGTCGTTATTCCGTCTGGTCGGCAATCGGCCTGCCAGTGATGATTGCGGTGGGTGCTGACAACTTCCGCAAGTTCCTTGCGGGCGCGCATTCGATGGACGTGCATTTCCGCGATGCGCCGCTCGAAAAGAACCTGCCAATCTGGCTCGGTCTTATCGGCTATTGGCATCGCGCAATCTGCGATTATTCCAGCCGCGCAGTCATCCCTTATGATCAGCGTCTTGCTCGTGTTCCGGCCTATCTTCAGCAGCTCGATATGGAATCGAACGGCAAGAGCGTGACTGTGGATGGCAAGCCTGTTTCCGGCCCAACGGGTCCGGTTGTCTGGGGCGAACCCGGCACCAATGGCCAGCACGCATTCTTCCAGCTTCTGCATCAGGGCACGGACACCATTCCGCTTGAGTTTATCGTAGCTGCCAAGGGCCATGAAAAGCATCTCGATCATCAGCATGAAATGCTGCTCGCTAACTGCCTTGCGCAGTCAGAAGCCTTGATGAAGGGACGCACGCTCGATGAAGCCCGTGCGCAGCTCCAGTCTAAGAAGCTGCCCGAAGCGGAAATCGAACGTATCGCGCCGCACCGCGTCTTCTCTGGTAATCGTCCATCGCTGACGCTTGTTCACGACAAGCTCGACCCGTTTGCATTTGGTCGCCTGATCGCCCTTTACGAACATCGCGTGTTCGTCGAAGCGCAGATTTTCGGCATCAATGCGTTCGACCAGTGGGGCGTGGAACTTGGCAAGGAATTGGCGACCGAGCTTCTGCCGGTTGTTTCCGGCGCTGAATCGGCTGAAGGCAAAGATGCCTCTACCGTAGGTCTGGTTGCCCATTTGCATGCACGCCGTAAAGCCTGATATTAAGGCAAATCAATAAGGCAAGCCGGGCGCTCTGCCCGGCTTTTTTTGTGCATGAATTGGGATGAGACATGAAGACCGAGATTATCGAGTTTGCCGGCGATGTACCGGGTAACGCCATTGGACTGCGTGTGCTGCGTTTTGCAGGCAAAGACAGCGATGCGCCAACTGCCTATCTGCAATCCTCGCTGCATGGTGGTGAATTGCCGGGGCAGGCTGCTCTGCATTTTCTCGTGCCGATGTTGAAAAAAGCTGGCGATGAAGGCCGCATTCTCGGCAATATCACGGTTATCCCACAGGCAAATCCGATTGGCTCGAACCAGTGGCAGGCGCATCAGCATCTGGGTCGTTTCGAGTTTTTCTCAGCGGTCAATTTCAACCGGGCTTTTCCGCTTCTGCCGGATTTCGACACGTCGGAACTGCCCGGCCCGGATGCACCGGTGGCCCTTGCGCAGCGCCTCAAATCAACGCTTTTGAAGCTCGCTCTTGCCAACGATATCGTGCTTGATCTTCATTGCGATGATGAAAGCGAAAACTACGTCTACATCGCCAAGGAATTCGTGGAAGACATGAAGGATCTGGCGATTGCGCTGGGTTCGACTGCGATCCTCGCATGGGACACGACGGCAGACGCGGCTTTCGAGGAGGCCTGCGCGCATCCGGTGCTGCAATTGCCTGCTGATCAGCGCAACATGAAGCGCCGCGCTGTTACCACGGTCGAGTTCCGTGGCCTGAGCGATGTCTATGCTGATATGGGAAAAGGTGATGCGGAAGGCCTTTACAAATTCCTCGTCCATCGTGGCGTCATCTTTGATGAAAACGTAAAGCTTGATCTTCATTACAAGGGTCTGGTGACGCCGCTTGAAAACGTGGAAATGCTGCGTGCGCCAGAAGGCGGTATGGTGCTTTATCACGTTGCCCCCGGTGATGTGGTGGAAGCGGGCGCAAAGCTCGTAACGATTGTCACTCGTCCGGGCGAACCGGAAGGCGACATTACGCTGACCGCGCCACAGGCAGGCCGCATCCTCACGCGCCGCACGCTGCGTTATGTTCGCCGTGGCGATGATCTGCTAAAACTGCTCGCCGCGAAGCCGTCTGCGGTAAAAAAGCGTTCGGGTGCGTTAGAGGCATGAGTGCATCGTCTTCTCCTGAAAAACTGAAAGCGATCCGTGCCATCCTGTTCGATAAGGATGGCACCTTGATCGATTTCGACCGCACATGGTTTACCGTGTCGTGGAACCTCGCACAGCGTACCGCACATGGCGATGAACATCGTGCGCGCTCTTTGCTCGATGCTGGCGGATATGACTGGGAAGCCTCACGCTTTCGCGCCAATTCGGTGATTGCAGCCGGTACAGTCGAAGATATCGTGCAGCTTTGGCACCCGGATATTGATGAGGCCGGTTTCAAAGCCAAGATCGACGAATTCGACTCCTACACGGTTGCGGAAGGTGCGCGTTCCGCAGTGGCAATTGAGGGCCTAAAGGAGACGCTGCAAACGCTTCGTGAAATGGGCTACATACTCGGCATCGCCACCAATGATTCAGAAGCCGGTGCGCATGCAACAGCAAAGGCATTGGGGATCGACCATTTCTTTGATGTCGTGATCGGCTACGATACGGCAGCACGTCCCAAGCCTTATCCTGATCCACTGCTTTATTTCGCAGAAAAGGTCGGCCTTGAACCAAGCGCCATCGCAATGGTGGGCGACAATCTGCACGATCTGGAAACAGCACAGGCCGCAAAAGCCGGGCTTGGCGTTGGTGTTTTGTCCGGCAACAGTCCGCGGGAGGCACTTGAGCCTCATGCCGATGTGGTGCTTGATTCCATCGCAGGCTTGCCTGACTTGTTCAAGTGATCCTGACTGGATGGTGAAACGCCATCCAGCAGCCATTCTGTCATTTCTGGCCATAGACTTTGTGCAAAGCGCGAACGGAAAAAGCCAAGATGGCCGATTGGCTGGCCCTCGGTATCTGCTGGCGAATACCAGCGCTGCTCAATGGGTGCGTTCACGTGGTAGCTCAGAAAGTGATTCACTGCGCGCCGCGTACCCCATGGGTCATCCTCAAGCCCGACGGACAGAATGGGTGTTTTGACCTTGGCAATAAGGTCTGCAGCGTCAAGCTCGGCGTCATCAAAGAAATAGTTTTTCATCCGGCACCATCGCGCCCAATCACGAAAAACCGATCCGGGAATAGGCTCTCCATTCATCCAGCGCGGTGTGCTCGGTGTGAGATAAGAAACCGGCACGCCGACAATGTTCATGCGCGGCCAGACCCATTTATCATTAAGAAGATGCACTGCACCGGACATGGTTGCGATCATACCATAGCGGGTGAACTTGCCAGAGCATCCCGACACCCCCAGCGCTTGTCCACCGAAGGATTGGCCTATGCCAACCATTTCATGTCCCGGTGCTACAGCTTGTAAGCATTTCAGGGCAGCGGGGAAGTCCAGCTTGGCCCAATCCTTGAAACGGATTGCAGGCACTGCCTTGCGGGCACGGCGGGAAGCGGCGACGCCACGATAATCGTAAGTTAGAACCGCGCGTGCACCGTTGGCGAGGAGGTGCTTGGCAAAGGCGGAATAAAAGCCTTGCGGCACGGCGGTTGCCGATGAAATCAGCACAAGGGGCTTTCTGCCTTCGCCATGGAACAGCTGCCCACGAAGTGGGAAGCCGTCGCTGGCTGTAAAGGTGACTTCTTCAATCATCGGCCATTCCCTTTGACACAAAGCTCTACCGTCTGCGGCTCAGCAGAGCCGCAGTTTGTCATCCTCAATGATTGAGACTGTTTAGTCTCTCAATTCACGACGCAGGATTTTGCCGACATTGGTTTTCGGCAGTGCGTCACGGAATTCGACTTCGCGCGGACGCTTATAGTTGGTGAGGCGCTGGGCGCAGAAGGACTTCACATCTTCTTCCGTCAGGTTCGGGTCGCGGCGCACCACGTAGAGCTTCACCACCTCGCCTGAATGTTCGTTTGGAATGCCGACGGCTGCCGATTCCACGATGCCGGGATGTTCCGCAGCCACTTCTTCGATTTCATTCGGGTACACATTGAAGCCGGAAACGAGGATCATGTCCTTCTTGCGGTCCACAATCTTTGTGAAACCGTTTTCGTCCATGAAGCCCATGTCGCCGGTGCGGAAGAAGCCATCTGGCATGATAGCACGCGCGGTTTCATCTTCGCGGTTCCAATAGCCGACCATGACTTGTGGACCACGCACGCAAATCTCGCCGACCTCACCAAGCGCCAGATCTTTGCCGTCATCGTCGCGGATCGCCACATCTGTCGACGGCATTGGCAAGCCAATAGTGCCGCTGAATTCGGTCGCATCCAGTGCATTGGCAGAAGCAACCGGAGATGTTTCAGAAAGGCCGTAGCCTTCAGTGATGTGACAGCCGGTGAGTTCTTGCCATCGTTCAGCCACGGGGCGTTGCACGGCCATGCCGCCACCGAGTGTGAGAATAAGCGGCTTGAAGTTGAGCGCCTTGAAATCGTCGTTGTTCATCAAGCCGTTAAACAGGGTGTTGAGGCCAGGGAAGATATGGAACGGATATTTCTGCAGCTCTTTTACGAAGGCTGGAATGTCGCGTGGGTTCGGAATGAGAATATTGCGCGCGCCAAGTTTGATGCCGATCATCGCATTCACGGTGAGGGCGAAGATATGATAGAGCGGCAGGGCGCAGACGAAGTTGAGTTCCTTCGGCTTGCCTTTGTTCTGAAATGCGACGTCCATCCAGAGCTGCATCTGCTCGACATTGGCGAGAATATTGTTGTGGCTCAGCATTGCGCCTTTTGAAATGCCGGTTGTACCACCGGTATATTGCAGGAAGGCGAGATCCGAATTGTTGATTGGCACCGGATTAAAAGACTTGCTGCGCCCCTGCGTCAGCGCATCTTTAAAGCGCACATGGTCGGGAATGCTCCACTCTGGCACCAGCTTCTTCACCTTGCGCACCACCAGATTGATGATGTGGCCTTTCAACCCATGCATGTCACCCATCGAGGCGACGATGATGTTTGGCACGTGAATGGAAGCCAGCGACTTCTGGACAGTCGCGGCAAAGTTTTCGAGCACGATCAGCGCTTTGGCGCCAGAGTCATTTAATTGATGCTGAAGCTCGCGCGGTGTGTAAAGCGGATTGACATTCACGACGACGAGGCCCGCCCGCAGGATTGCCGTAATCGCAATCGGATACTGCAGGATATTGGGCATCATCACGGCAACGCGGTCACCTTTGACCAGTCCACGTGATTGAAGCCATGCAGCGAGGGCGCGCGAATTTTCGTCCAAATCCTTATAGGATAAGTCTTTGCCCATACAGGTAAAGGCCGGCTTGTCAGTAAACTGGCGGCACGCGGCGGAGATCATGTCGCCAATAGATGTGGCTTTGCTCAGATCGATCTCATGCGGCACTGATTTCGGGTAGGATTTCAGCCAAATCTTATCCGGTGTAGGCACAGTGGCTGTTGCCTTGTTCGACGTTGCTTTGCCCGACGTTGCTTTGGTTGATGTGGTTTTAGTTTCGGTTGCCTTTTTCGCCATGCCTTCTCCCCGGATTGCTCCGTCCTTTGTTTGAGTAGCAAGCCCGCCACCCTTCTCCCAATGCTGCCTGATCCAGAAAGATGGATAGGCGCGCTCCTCAGAAATTAATGTGGGCGACTTTCGTCGTAATCGCAAGAGTTACATTGACGTAAGCGTAAATTAAAAAGCTGTGCAGCGTCTTTCCCAACTTGTTGGGTTGGGTGGTGTGTAAACACAATAAACATCGCATTTCGCTGAATCTGGCATTATTTTTGCGGTGACAGGCCGATCGAGTTGTGGTGTCAGATAGATATCAGCTAACGGCGAATTTCTCGCTGCGCATAGACTGTATCATTGTTTTGATAGCCTTGCTGCCTGAACCGACCAGATCGAAGCTCCGCTCGCTTCTGAGCCATTCATTGAGGAGCCCACCCAGGACAGCGAGCAGGATTTGCGCCGCCGTGAAAGATGTCCACTCTCTGGAAAGTTCTCCGCGACGCTCCGCGACTTCAAGCAGTCCTATGAAAAGAGACAGAATGTTGGCGCGCGCTTCTTTCAAATGCTCAACGACCGGAGCGTTTTCGCCAACATACTCGCAGCGCTGGTGAATGATGGTGAAAACATTCTGCTGCCGTTCATTGGTAATGAAGAGTTCTATGGCCGTTAGGATCGACTGTTCAAGGACATAGAGAGGATTGGGGTGGTCACAGGCCGCCGCATGTAGCATAATCTCTTCATGTGGAAAGCGAGTGCGGCTGATAAGCGCTTGAAAAATGTCGAGTTTGTCGTGAAAATGGAAATAGATCGCACCTCGTGTCACACCGGCATGACCTGCTATTTGCATCAATGTGGACTGCGTTACGCCGCGTTCTAGAAAAACATGCTCGGCTGCCGTGAGAATGGCGTCACGTGTTTCCGCAGCCTCGGCTTTGGTCCTGCGCATTCGGGTTCTTTCGAAATTCCAAGGTGAAAAAATTCCAAAACCTCTTTGGGTTTTTACTTCACAATTGGGATAACTCATTCGTGATATGTAACATTAGGTGATTGACTATAACACGGTAATTCGTATTTACAAACATTTGTGTATGTTTATCCGGCCGCACCGTGCGACATCAAGGGCAACTCCCATTATGACCATGAACCGTTCTATTCGGCTTTTTGCGGCAGGAGCCGCATTTTTCATTATTGCAGGACAGTCTGTCTATGCGCAGGCTCCTGGAGGCGCTACGCCGCCGCCTCCACCTGTCACTGTCACAGAAATCAAGGCGCAGAACGTTTCCGTCCCTTATGAGTATGCCGCTCGCGTGAGCGCATATCGTGATGTTCAGGTACGCGCTCGTGTCGGCGGCATTCTTTTGCACCGCAATTTCGTAGAGGGCACGGAAGTCAAAGCTGGCGACGTGCTTTTCGAGATTGACCCGGCACCTTACGAAGCAGAGCTTGCACGCGTTCAGGCGCAAGTAGCGCAGGCTGAAGCCCAGTATCAGCAGTCGATCCGCGATGCCGAACGTGCCGAACAGCTTGTTCAGCAGAGAGTGCAAAGCACGGCTGCCCGCGATACGGCTTTTGCGACCCGCGATCTCAATAAGGCGGCTGTTGCAGCAACCAAGGCGCAGTTGCGGACGGCGGAGCTCAATCTGAGCTACACCAAAGTGACTGCCCCGATCAGCGGCATCACCAGCCTTGAACAGGTTTCTGAAGGCAGCCTCATCGGTACAGATTCGGCATCGAGCCTGTTGACTTCGATCACCCAGATCAATCCGGTCTACGTCAATTTCTCCTTCACCGACACGGAAGCCGCGGAAATCCGCAAGCTGCGTGAGGCGAGAGGGGCAACAGGTCAGGATGCCGATCGCCTGCGCATCAAGATTCTGTTTGGTGACGGACAGGCTTATGAGCATGAAGGCACAATCGACTTCACCTCGTCATCGCTTGATACCGAAACAGGCACGTTGGGTGCGCGCGCGGTCGTGGAAAACCCCGATCAGCGTCTGATCCCTGGCCAGTTTGTGCGAGCCGCCATTCTCGGCGTTACCATCGACAATGCAATTCTGGTTCCAAAAGCAGCATTGATGCAGAGCCCGCAGGGACAGTTCGTCTATGTTGTTAACAAAGACGATGTCGCAGAAGTTCGCCCCGTTACGATTTCGCGTGAACTTACTGACGCATGGCTCGTGAGCGACGGCTTGCAAGCTGGCGACCGCATCATTACCGAAGGCGTGATCAAAGCCGCTCCAGGCAAGACGGTTAAGCCGGTCGAAGCTTCGGCTGAAAAGGCTGCAGGTGATGCAGGGACAGAGGCTGGTAAAGAACAGGCGGCAGACAAGAAATGAATAGATTCTTCGTCGACCGCCCGGTTTTCGCGGCGGTTATCTCTATCGTCATTGTGCTGGCGGGCCTCATCTCGATGCGGATCCTGCCGATTGCACAATATCCCGAGCTGACGCCGCCACAGGTTGTCGTCAGTGCGACCTATCCGGGTGCAAGTGCTGAAACGGTGACGCAAACCGTTGCAGCACCGCTTGAGCAGCAGATCAACGGCGTCGAGAACATGCTTTATATGCAGTCCTCGAGCCTTGGCAGCGGCACTATGCAGCTGACCGTGACCTTTGCTCTTGGCACTGATCCGGATCAGGCGACCATCAACGTCAACAACCGCGTACAGCGTGCAACATCGTCCCTGCCGCAGGAAGTGCAACGTCTGGGCGTTACCGTCGACAAACGTTCGAGCACAATTCTCGGCATGGTGGCGATGTTCTCCACCACTGACCGTTATGATCGTACCTATGTCGGTAACTATGCGCTTCTGAACGTCATTGACGATCTCAAGCGTCTTACGGGCGTGGGTGATGTTCAGCTTCTCGGCAACATTGATTATTCGATGCGTGTCTGGCTGCGTCCTGACAAACTAGCACAATATAATCTAACGCCTTCGGACGTTCAGACGGCTATTCAGGAGCAAAACGCGCAGTTTGCAGCGGGTCGTTTTGGCGATCAGCCTGACCCACAGGCGGGGCCGTTCACCTATACTGCGACAACGCAGGGTCGTTTGCCTGACGCATCAGCATTTGAGAACATCATTCTTCGTTCCGACAAAAATGCTGCAACGCTGAAGC
This sequence is a window from Ochrobactrum quorumnocens. Protein-coding genes within it:
- a CDS encoding NAD(P)-dependent oxidoreductase — protein: MRSMRSADNSPIDAIDHAAQPDMSGPDIHGARLEKADYAHVFDDLHPPLTKHEAIVESDRCYFCYDAPCMNACPTSIDIPLFIRQINAGNPIGAAKTILSENILGGMCARVCPTETLCEEVCVRETSEGKPVKIGHLQRYATDVLMETGNHPFKRAPETGKHIAIVGAGPAGISAAHRLAMHGHQVTIFEARAKGGGLNEYGIAAYKTVNNFAQRELEFVLKIGAINIEYNQTLGQDITIEALKAEYDAVFLGMGMPGVNDLGLVGEDAPNVIDAVDYIANLRQAKDLSSLPVGRNIVVIGGGMTAVDVAIQTKKLGAENVTIVYRRGQESMNASAYEQELAQIHGVVIRHWLQPHALERNEDGTVNAIVMEYTTATDGKLSGTGEYLILEADQVFKAIGQKFEPEPVAGSGIRLSKGRISVDEERRTSVEGIWAGGDCVAGGQDLTVASVEDGKVAAESIHATLTKRPEAIEGFADAVLSGGALHAPAPASHDRNAHVGQEQG
- a CDS encoding DMT family transporter: MKPRDIATYIFLAVAWGLSFLVVLRVVEAFGWVGAVAFRSFIAAGTLFAIAKLSGRRLDFHAGWKPFAVVGATTVAGQLIGLSYGTPLIGTAMAAICVASIPLFSMVISQLWGLERITSRGLVGLLLGVTGIVLLVGFPAVAVTPAFIMGCVAVLFSCFSAAFGSNYASRRLSGSGSWETTIGAFVFGGILTLPLIFAVPVPTTPGLIDFAYLLISACVMSALTYVLYFKLVGNVGPTKAISVEFAVTVIAVLIGAVFLKEQLSFIQFIGASVIIAGCALVLSSRPALSREAETFSDPEIVAEPTPDALKSDSL
- a CDS encoding SRPBCC family protein, with amino-acid sequence MDLVGEERIAAPRQAVWDALNDIETLKNCIPGCEDLERLSETEIRAALKVSLGILKVRFHGMLELSNMNPPASYTISGRGEGSIAGFAHGDTDVTLTIDGDDTILTYVIRGDAGGKIAQLGSKLLGSVARKIADRFFANIGAAAAQKALDNAAAKTA
- the pgi gene encoding glucose-6-phosphate isomerase; the protein is MARDAAKLEATVAKLKKHWTDAAPKDMRAAFKADPGRFERYSLSLDDLLFDWSKARVNDETIVLLTEVAKAADVEGRRAAMFAGEHINNTEDRAVLHVALRDTTSKEVLVDGHNVLPDVKEVLDRMAAFSDGIRSGSIKGATGKKITDIVNIGIGGSDLGPVMATLALAPYHDGPRAHYVSNIDGAHIADTLNALDPATTLIIVASKTFTTIETMTNAQTARKWIADALGEDAVGAHFAAVSTALDKVAAFGIGEDRVFGFWDWVGGRYSVWSAIGLPVMIAVGADNFRKFLAGAHSMDVHFRDAPLEKNLPIWLGLIGYWHRAICDYSSRAVIPYDQRLARVPAYLQQLDMESNGKSVTVDGKPVSGPTGPVVWGEPGTNGQHAFFQLLHQGTDTIPLEFIVAAKGHEKHLDHQHEMLLANCLAQSEALMKGRTLDEARAQLQSKKLPEAEIERIAPHRVFSGNRPSLTLVHDKLDPFAFGRLIALYEHRVFVEAQIFGINAFDQWGVELGKELATELLPVVSGAESAEGKDASTVGLVAHLHARRKA
- a CDS encoding succinylglutamate desuccinylase/aspartoacylase domain-containing protein, whose amino-acid sequence is MKTEIIEFAGDVPGNAIGLRVLRFAGKDSDAPTAYLQSSLHGGELPGQAALHFLVPMLKKAGDEGRILGNITVIPQANPIGSNQWQAHQHLGRFEFFSAVNFNRAFPLLPDFDTSELPGPDAPVALAQRLKSTLLKLALANDIVLDLHCDDESENYVYIAKEFVEDMKDLAIALGSTAILAWDTTADAAFEEACAHPVLQLPADQRNMKRRAVTTVEFRGLSDVYADMGKGDAEGLYKFLVHRGVIFDENVKLDLHYKGLVTPLENVEMLRAPEGGMVLYHVAPGDVVEAGAKLVTIVTRPGEPEGDITLTAPQAGRILTRRTLRYVRRGDDLLKLLAAKPSAVKKRSGALEA
- a CDS encoding HAD family hydrolase, yielding MSASSSPEKLKAIRAILFDKDGTLIDFDRTWFTVSWNLAQRTAHGDEHRARSLLDAGGYDWEASRFRANSVIAAGTVEDIVQLWHPDIDEAGFKAKIDEFDSYTVAEGARSAVAIEGLKETLQTLREMGYILGIATNDSEAGAHATAKALGIDHFFDVVIGYDTAARPKPYPDPLLYFAEKVGLEPSAIAMVGDNLHDLETAQAAKAGLGVGVLSGNSPREALEPHADVVLDSIAGLPDLFK
- a CDS encoding alpha/beta hydrolase family protein gives rise to the protein MIEEVTFTASDGFPLRGQLFHGEGRKPLVLISSATAVPQGFYSAFAKHLLANGARAVLTYDYRGVAASRRARKAVPAIRFKDWAKLDFPAALKCLQAVAPGHEMVGIGQSFGGQALGVSGCSGKFTRYGMIATMSGAVHLLNDKWVWPRMNIVGVPVSYLTPSTPRWMNGEPIPGSVFRDWARWCRMKNYFFDDAELDAADLIAKVKTPILSVGLEDDPWGTRRAVNHFLSYHVNAPIEQRWYSPADTEGQPIGHLGFFRSRFAQSLWPEMTEWLLDGVSPSSQDHLNKSGKPAMESSTTSA
- a CDS encoding long-chain fatty acid--CoA ligase, which gives rise to MAKKATETKTTSTKATSGKATSNKATATVPTPDKIWLKSYPKSVPHEIDLSKATSIGDMISAACRQFTDKPAFTCMGKDLSYKDLDENSRALAAWLQSRGLVKGDRVAVMMPNILQYPIAITAILRAGLVVVNVNPLYTPRELQHQLNDSGAKALIVLENFAATVQKSLASIHVPNIIVASMGDMHGLKGHIINLVVRKVKKLVPEWSIPDHVRFKDALTQGRSKSFNPVPINNSDLAFLQYTGGTTGISKGAMLSHNNILANVEQMQLWMDVAFQNKGKPKELNFVCALPLYHIFALTVNAMIGIKLGARNILIPNPRDIPAFVKELQKYPFHIFPGLNTLFNGLMNNDDFKALNFKPLILTLGGGMAVQRPVAERWQELTGCHITEGYGLSETSPVASANALDATEFSGTIGLPMPSTDVAIRDDDGKDLALGEVGEICVRGPQVMVGYWNREDETARAIMPDGFFRTGDMGFMDENGFTKIVDRKKDMILVSGFNVYPNEIEEVAAEHPGIVESAAVGIPNEHSGEVVKLYVVRRDPNLTEEDVKSFCAQRLTNYKRPREVEFRDALPKTNVGKILRRELRD